In one window of Anser cygnoides isolate HZ-2024a breed goose chromosome 3, Taihu_goose_T2T_genome, whole genome shotgun sequence DNA:
- the MRPL2 gene encoding large ribosomal subunit protein uL2m, with protein sequence MAAAALCRALGALALSAPRAAVAAVAAARPVAISPSGGALAAACRCLSASAARCTTDPTWKCRVKYTVRPVGMRKTGGRDHTGRIRVRGIGGGHKRRYRMIDFQRLRYEEGTEKVIGVRYDPCRSADIALVAGGNRKRWIIATENMQPGDIIKNSSRISRMAVSANEGDAYPLGALPVGTLICNLESHPGKGAQYIRAAGTCGVLLRKVNGTAIVQLPSKRQIQVLETCVATVGRVSNVDHNKRVIGKAGRNRWLGKRPHTGLWHRKGGWAGRKIRPLPPLKSYVHLPRVASTLGQ encoded by the exons ATGGCGGCCGCGGCGCTGTGCCGGGCCCTGGGGGCGCTCGCGCTGTCGGCTCCCCGCGCCGCTGTCGCCGCTGTCGCCGCCGCCCGGCCTGTCGCGATATCGCCGTCCGGCGGGGCCCTGGCGGCCGCCTGCCGCTGCCTGAGCGCCTCGGCGGCGCGCTGCACCACCGACCCCACGTGGAAGTGCCGCGTCAAGTACACGGTGCGGCCCGTGGGCATGAGGAAGACGGGGGGGCGCGACCACACAG gTCGCATCCGTGTGCGGGGCATCGGCGGGGGCCACAAGCGGCGGTACCGCATGATCGACTTCCAGCGGCTGCGCTACGAGGAGGGCACCGAGAAGGTCATCGGCGTGCGATACGACCCGTGCAG gTCGGCCGACATCGCGCTGGTGGCCGGCGGCAACCGGAAGCGCTGGATCATCGCCACGGAGAACATGCAGCCGGGGGATATCATCAAGAACTCGTCCCGCATCAGCAGGATGGCAG TGTCGGCCAACGAAGGGGACGCCTACCCGCTGGGGGCCCTGCCCGTGGGCACGCTGATCTGCAACCTGGAGAGCCACCCCGGCAAGGGAGCGCAGTACATCCGCGCGGCCG GGACTTGTGGGGTGCTGCTGCGGAAGGTGAACGGGACGGCCATCGTGCAGCTGCCCTCCAAGAGGCAAATACAG gtgctggaGACCTGCGTGGCCACGGTGGGCCGCGTCTCCAACGTCGACCACAACAAGCGGGTGATCGGCAAGGCGGGCCGCAACCGCTGGCTGGGCAAGCGCCCGCACACGGGGCTGTGGCACCGCAAGGGCGGCTGGGCTGGCCGCAAGATCAGGCCGCTGCCGCCCCTCAAGAGCTACGTGCACCTGCCCCGCGTGGCATCCACGCTGGGCCAATAA